One window of the Acidimicrobiia bacterium genome contains the following:
- a CDS encoding WYL domain-containing protein — protein sequence MNRISRILALIPYVLDKGTATVDDLVARFGYDSDKDLVKDLHLIFMTGLPGYGPGDLIDVDIFDDEVTIDLAEYFARPLRLSPAEALGLLAAGSTFLATGQAPPALTTAMDKLSRAMGIEGDDAVVFDVPVPPIVAELRDAIDASTPITIGYVAIGTNERTERVVEGAAVFFNLGNWYLSGYCRLAKANRTFRVDRIDTVNLLPDRYQRPRSDTGAMVRYEPSPDDAQAVFRVKGQARWIAEYYPVTVEALDSGEQRITMLVSDPVVAARLLNRLGADAVLEDGESVRGALDDLRERIAAKYASVPAVPK from the coding sequence GTGAATCGGATCAGCCGCATCCTTGCCCTGATCCCGTATGTACTCGACAAGGGCACGGCCACCGTCGACGATCTCGTCGCCCGGTTCGGATACGACTCGGACAAGGACCTCGTCAAGGACCTCCATCTCATCTTCATGACCGGCCTCCCCGGCTATGGCCCGGGAGATCTCATCGATGTCGACATCTTCGATGACGAGGTGACGATCGATCTCGCCGAGTACTTCGCAAGGCCGCTTCGCCTCTCACCCGCAGAAGCCCTTGGCCTGCTCGCCGCCGGGTCCACCTTCCTCGCAACCGGGCAGGCGCCACCTGCCCTCACAACCGCCATGGACAAGCTGTCGAGAGCGATGGGGATCGAAGGGGACGACGCAGTCGTCTTCGATGTACCGGTCCCGCCCATCGTCGCGGAACTGCGGGACGCCATCGATGCATCGACGCCGATCACTATCGGATATGTCGCGATCGGGACCAACGAGCGGACGGAGCGGGTCGTCGAGGGTGCTGCGGTGTTCTTCAACCTCGGGAACTGGTACCTGTCGGGATACTGCCGGCTCGCCAAAGCCAACCGCACCTTTCGCGTCGATCGGATCGACACGGTCAACCTCCTTCCGGACCGGTATCAACGACCCCGGAGTGACACCGGTGCCATGGTTCGCTATGAACCGAGTCCTGACGACGCTCAGGCCGTCTTCCGAGTCAAGGGGCAGGCTCGCTGGATCGCCGAGTACTACCCGGTGACGGTCGAAGCGCTCGACAGTGGCGAACAACGGATCACCATGCTGGTGTCGGACCCTGTCGTAGCAGCCCGATTGCTCAACCGCCTTGGCGCGGATGCGGTCCTCGAAGATGGTGAGTCGGTGCGAGGAGCCCTCGACGATCTGCGCGAGAGAATCGCCGCCAAGTACGCGTCAGTCCCCGCTGTCCCGAAGTGA
- a CDS encoding DEAD/DEAH box helicase, translated as MSAHTAIDRYLDDLPFSVDAFQETALRSIAHGRSVVVTAPTGAGKTVIAEGAIAVAREGGHRAFYTTPIKALSNQKYQDLVAQLGVHAVGLLTGDNVINGDASVVVMTTEVLRNMIYEGSRGLDDLTVVVLDEVHYLADRARGSVWEEVIIHLPSHITLVCLSATIANPEEFTSWIRARRGNADLVVEAFRPVPLTTMYAYRDRHAGNATLMHPMFTSHGKPNPHLARLTRPTRDRHRRLSVPRRTEIVDLLAAEELLPAIYFVFSRKGCDHAARQIAASSLGLTTRGEQAEIRAVAERHTAAISERDLAVLGYGGWLETLEQGAAPHHAGLIPAFKEAVEELFLRGLVKVVVATETLALGINMPARTVVLDSLSKFTGEGHDLLMASDFTQLTGRAGRRGIDEHGTAVVLYSPHVPFDRATGIAGSGSNPLRSSFAPTYNMVVNLIARYDRSRALDLLGASFANHAAQHRIHTLEENLADKHRDLATFEEAARCERGEIWDVYDGSQRLNTEAKVDRSLLVIGAVVRIDGGLFTLANRSWGGGHPKLEFIDERGRKTTLRSSRLPKEAQRVGLLNLPRPVRASDQTYRDEVAALMEAFIPDENPLPLIPAVEGIASCPDFDKHMAWVDRARRTRREIERLERRLVKATGDDIVEAFWSLHGVLTDLGYVDGWSLSPRGESLRRLYNELDLLLAEVLESGALMGLSVPTFAAAISLFTFESRGDDAVSFTPTDFDGVLDTVGVRHASIIDAEHRHGIDQQRVPDSGFVEVIEAWAGGFALDEVFGRDDVGAGDFVRSARQLLDLLRQIRDGFPGYHNLADRAITAIDRGIVAVGGP; from the coding sequence ATGTCCGCCCACACCGCTATCGACCGCTATCTCGACGATCTCCCCTTCTCGGTTGACGCGTTCCAGGAGACCGCCCTCCGATCGATTGCGCACGGTCGTTCGGTCGTCGTGACGGCGCCGACCGGCGCCGGGAAGACCGTCATTGCCGAGGGAGCGATCGCTGTTGCCCGTGAAGGTGGGCACCGCGCCTTCTACACCACGCCGATCAAGGCACTCTCAAACCAGAAGTACCAGGATCTCGTTGCACAACTCGGCGTCCACGCTGTGGGGCTCCTGACGGGGGACAATGTCATCAACGGTGACGCGAGCGTTGTCGTGATGACGACCGAGGTGCTGCGCAACATGATCTACGAGGGATCTCGTGGGCTCGACGATTTGACGGTGGTCGTGCTCGATGAGGTTCACTACCTTGCTGATCGAGCGCGAGGATCGGTGTGGGAGGAGGTCATCATCCACCTTCCTTCACACATCACCCTCGTCTGTCTCTCAGCGACGATCGCCAATCCAGAGGAGTTCACCTCGTGGATCCGAGCACGGCGCGGCAACGCCGACCTCGTTGTGGAGGCGTTCCGTCCGGTTCCCCTGACAACGATGTACGCCTATCGCGATCGACATGCCGGGAACGCGACGCTGATGCACCCGATGTTCACTTCTCACGGGAAACCGAACCCCCATCTGGCCCGGCTCACTCGACCGACGCGGGATCGGCATCGCCGGTTGTCGGTCCCGCGACGAACGGAGATCGTCGACCTGCTCGCCGCAGAGGAGTTGCTTCCGGCGATCTACTTCGTGTTCTCCCGGAAGGGCTGCGACCATGCAGCTCGGCAGATCGCCGCTTCGAGTCTCGGCCTTACGACACGCGGTGAGCAGGCAGAGATCCGTGCGGTGGCCGAACGCCACACCGCCGCGATCTCGGAGCGGGATCTCGCCGTCCTCGGCTATGGAGGCTGGCTCGAGACCCTCGAACAGGGTGCCGCGCCTCACCACGCCGGATTGATTCCCGCCTTCAAAGAAGCGGTCGAGGAGCTGTTCCTGCGTGGTCTGGTCAAGGTCGTTGTGGCAACCGAAACGCTTGCGCTCGGGATCAACATGCCGGCGCGTACGGTCGTACTCGACTCGCTTTCGAAGTTCACCGGCGAAGGACACGACCTGCTGATGGCGAGTGACTTCACGCAGTTGACCGGTCGTGCCGGCCGTCGAGGCATCGACGAACACGGAACCGCGGTGGTGCTCTACAGCCCCCATGTGCCGTTCGACCGCGCGACCGGTATTGCGGGCAGCGGGTCGAATCCGCTTCGATCATCGTTCGCGCCCACCTACAACATGGTTGTCAACCTGATCGCACGCTACGACCGCAGCCGCGCTTTGGATCTGCTCGGCGCTTCGTTCGCCAACCACGCAGCCCAGCATCGAATCCACACACTCGAGGAGAACCTCGCGGACAAGCACCGTGATCTCGCCACCTTCGAGGAGGCAGCGAGGTGCGAGCGGGGGGAGATCTGGGATGTGTACGACGGATCCCAGCGGCTGAACACCGAAGCGAAGGTCGACCGGAGCCTCCTTGTGATCGGTGCCGTCGTGCGCATCGATGGCGGGCTGTTCACGCTTGCGAATCGCTCGTGGGGGGGAGGTCATCCGAAGCTCGAGTTCATCGACGAACGCGGACGAAAGACGACGCTTCGGTCGAGTCGTCTCCCGAAGGAAGCGCAGCGTGTCGGGCTTCTCAACCTCCCGAGGCCGGTTCGCGCGTCGGACCAGACCTATCGCGACGAGGTTGCCGCGTTGATGGAGGCCTTCATTCCCGACGAGAACCCACTGCCCCTCATCCCGGCCGTCGAAGGGATTGCATCGTGCCCCGACTTTGACAAGCACATGGCATGGGTCGATCGGGCACGACGGACACGGAGAGAGATCGAGCGCCTGGAACGGCGCCTCGTCAAGGCGACCGGTGATGACATTGTCGAGGCGTTCTGGTCCCTTCATGGTGTGCTGACCGACCTCGGATATGTCGATGGTTGGTCGCTCAGCCCTCGCGGCGAATCGCTGCGACGGCTGTACAACGAACTCGACCTTCTCCTCGCCGAAGTTCTCGAATCGGGTGCCCTCATGGGGCTGTCGGTTCCGACCTTCGCGGCAGCGATCAGTCTGTTCACATTCGAGTCACGCGGCGATGACGCGGTGTCGTTCACCCCCACCGATTTCGATGGCGTCTTGGACACGGTCGGCGTGCGCCATGCCTCCATCATCGACGCCGAGCACCGTCATGGCATCGACCAACAGCGGGTCCCCGATTCGGGGTTTGTGGAAGTCATTGAGGCGTGGGCCGGGGGCTTCGCCCTCGATGAGGTGTTCGGACGCGACGATGTCGGGGCTGGCGACTTCGTACGATCAGCGCGTCAGCTTCTCGACCTCCTTCGTCAGATTCGCGACGGGTTTCCCGGCTATCACAATCTCGCGGATCGTGCAATCACGGCGATCGATCGCGGCATCGTTGCGGTCGGGGGACCCTGA
- a CDS encoding YegS/Rv2252/BmrU family lipid kinase: MDEHQDDRSETRWFAVVNPTAGRRTIDIDRLRKGATSAGVQLVLQITASTSEAHEAVTRAVREGFDHFVAVGGDGTAHTIVNALMPLRSDGRCFVLGLVASGSGSDLVRTFGHNRDLDEGFRRLAIPDRYPIDVGVVRLPDRSVYFLNAANIGVAAVSARAAERLPRRLGGLRYIVAFWWSLARYRVGSLDVAVDHHRFAGEATNVVIANGQFFGGGMNIAPRASTNDGLFDVQVFSGPKRHAFTVMPRLLVGTHLTHRAVHRYIGSRVVVDAAAATPVEADGEVIGATPVTIELIPGAVDLVV; encoded by the coding sequence ATGGACGAGCACCAAGACGACAGATCTGAGACACGGTGGTTTGCCGTCGTGAACCCAACCGCGGGGAGGCGCACGATCGACATCGATCGACTCCGGAAGGGCGCGACCAGCGCAGGGGTCCAGCTCGTTCTCCAGATCACCGCTTCGACCTCTGAGGCTCACGAAGCGGTCACACGAGCAGTTCGGGAAGGTTTCGACCACTTTGTCGCCGTTGGCGGTGATGGGACGGCACACACGATCGTGAATGCGCTGATGCCGTTGCGCTCAGACGGCCGGTGCTTCGTGCTTGGCCTCGTCGCGTCGGGCTCGGGAAGTGATTTGGTGCGTACCTTCGGGCACAACCGGGACTTGGACGAAGGTTTTCGGCGCTTGGCCATCCCCGATCGGTATCCAATTGATGTGGGTGTCGTTCGGCTCCCGGACCGAAGCGTGTACTTCCTGAACGCCGCCAACATCGGCGTCGCCGCTGTATCGGCTCGAGCCGCCGAACGCCTCCCGCGCCGGCTCGGGGGGTTGCGTTACATTGTCGCGTTCTGGTGGTCACTCGCCCGATACCGTGTGGGCTCTCTCGATGTAGCGGTCGACCACCACCGGTTTGCCGGCGAGGCGACCAATGTCGTCATCGCGAACGGTCAGTTCTTCGGAGGGGGTATGAACATCGCACCGCGAGCCTCGACCAACGACGGGCTTTTCGATGTGCAGGTCTTCTCCGGACCCAAGCGCCACGCCTTCACCGTCATGCCCCGCCTCCTCGTTGGTACCCATCTCACGCACCGCGCGGTCCACCGCTACATCGGGAGTCGCGTGGTCGTCGATGCCGCCGCCGCCACGCCGGTCGAAGCTGACGGAGAGGTCATCGGCGCAACACCGGTCACTATCGAGCTGATCCCTGGGGCAGTCGATCTGGTTGTGTGA
- a CDS encoding DUF4193 family protein — MTDELTDEMTDDIDDDLPDDVDFDDLEDLDEDSVDDVLDGDPDDDDEDDEEREEPADTDALDELEAEELEMLTEDESDEAIVVDEAAEMRAIRRAEIALEDDSADSAQSDEFVCTSCFLVKRKGQMANKRKRICFDCAS, encoded by the coding sequence ATGACTGACGAACTCACCGATGAGATGACCGATGACATCGATGACGACTTGCCAGACGATGTCGATTTCGATGATCTCGAAGACCTTGATGAGGACTCCGTCGACGATGTCCTCGACGGGGATCCCGACGACGATGACGAAGACGACGAGGAGCGGGAAGAACCTGCCGACACCGACGCCCTCGATGAACTCGAGGCGGAGGAACTCGAGATGCTCACCGAGGACGAGTCCGACGAAGCGATCGTCGTCGACGAGGCTGCAGAGATGCGAGCCATTCGTCGTGCCGAGATCGCTCTCGAGGACGACAGCGCCGATTCCGCCCAGTCCGACGAATTCGTCTGCACCAGCTGCTTCCTCGTCAAGAGGAAGGGCCAGATGGCGAACAAGCGGAAGCGGATCTGCTTCGACTGCGCCAGTTGA
- a CDS encoding polyprenol monophosphomannose synthase codes for MQDFGMSTMVIVPTYDEAENIAAIAAAVRSHGFGLLVVDDGSPDGTGDIADRLAAADEGIHVLHRAEKSGLGPAYAAGFARALDLGAEIICEMDADFSHDPNDLPRLVGAVRNGADLAIGSRYVQGGGTRGWAWHRRLLSQMGNLYARMMLGLRVRDATAGFRAFRDTTIRKLEPSSCEASGYGFQIEMAWRTERAGLTVVEVPIVFSERVAGSSKMDGRIALEAIRLVTRWGVARLFGRRR; via the coding sequence ATGCAAGACTTCGGTATGTCAACCATGGTCATCGTTCCCACCTATGACGAGGCGGAGAACATCGCAGCAATCGCCGCGGCGGTTCGGTCCCACGGGTTTGGCCTGCTCGTGGTCGACGACGGATCACCCGACGGCACAGGAGACATCGCCGACCGCCTTGCAGCAGCCGACGAGGGAATCCATGTCCTTCACCGGGCGGAGAAGTCGGGGTTGGGACCGGCCTATGCGGCCGGTTTTGCGCGGGCGCTCGATCTCGGCGCCGAGATCATCTGCGAGATGGATGCCGACTTCTCACATGACCCGAACGATCTTCCCCGATTGGTGGGCGCGGTTCGCAACGGCGCAGACCTTGCGATCGGTTCTCGATATGTCCAAGGGGGCGGTACGAGGGGCTGGGCATGGCACCGCCGCTTGTTGTCCCAAATGGGGAATCTGTATGCCCGGATGATGCTCGGGCTGCGCGTGCGCGACGCAACGGCCGGCTTCAGGGCGTTTCGCGACACAACGATTCGGAAGCTCGAACCTTCGTCGTGCGAAGCGTCCGGATACGGATTCCAGATCGAGATGGCGTGGCGAACGGAGCGCGCCGGACTTACCGTGGTTGAGGTGCCAATCGTCTTCTCCGAGCGCGTCGCTGGCAGCTCGAAGATGGACGGGCGCATCGCGCTGGAAGCAATCCGGCTCGTGACCAGGTGGGGAGTCGCCCGGCTGTTCGGCCGTCGACGATAG
- a CDS encoding GNAT family N-acetyltransferase: protein MHISVRPASLEDLPRLTALYPLAEEEQTARKPVWALTDGLDRPLRDALSSAISDPESWFLVGEIDGVVVGFIWATVESMLDRAAGRQIGTIRLIYTEPDARGVGVGHHMLEAVLRPMRELGIGDFDARVGPGQRLTKNFFEGHEFAARSIVMHHSDTGNAGDD from the coding sequence ATGCATATCAGCGTCCGGCCCGCGAGCCTTGAGGATCTTCCACGACTCACAGCGCTGTACCCCCTCGCCGAGGAGGAGCAAACGGCCCGCAAGCCGGTCTGGGCGCTCACCGACGGACTCGACCGACCGCTCCGAGATGCGCTCTCTTCGGCCATCTCCGATCCTGAGTCCTGGTTCCTCGTCGGAGAGATCGACGGCGTCGTCGTCGGTTTCATCTGGGCGACGGTCGAATCGATGCTCGATCGGGCCGCTGGGAGACAGATCGGGACGATTCGGCTCATCTACACCGAGCCCGACGCGCGAGGGGTCGGTGTTGGCCATCACATGCTCGAGGCTGTCCTTCGACCGATGCGGGAGCTCGGCATTGGCGACTTCGACGCCCGAGTCGGTCCCGGCCAACGGCTGACGAAGAACTTCTTCGAAGGCCACGAGTTTGCTGCTCGATCCATCGTGATGCACCACAGCGACACTGGGAACGCTGGTGATGATTGA
- a CDS encoding M20/M25/M40 family metallo-hydrolase, which translates to MIDGSDAITLLTEMIQNACVNTGDPASGGEIRSVRTIQRHLGQTGVVIEPLPGRASVVYRHEGSDPNAPTILMIPHLDVVPASADGWTHNPYAATQADGFIWGRGAVDMLNITAAMVVVFKALRDGDLRPIPSDIILAAVADEEAGGVHGARHLVEDHWPLIACDHVLTEVAGPMIGPVDTRALPVTVAEKGPAWRRLATRGTPGHGSQPYARTNAVVALSDAIHRIATHDQPILITDEWRRFVPHLPITPELAERLLDGDTVDAAIAEIGDEDPILARWIHACTHLTLSPNVVTGGSKVNTIPDTAELGLDARLLPGQATTDVEEHLRKVLGPDLFDQISVEPIQEMPANGSPPEGLMWDAIGDAAERHTGSRALAPTLTPVSTDARFFRARGIPAYGVGLFDDSLSFPDMLGMFHGVDERISPASVVASTQFLATVVDAYGQRLIEGRFA; encoded by the coding sequence ATGATTGACGGGTCCGATGCCATCACCTTGCTTACGGAGATGATCCAGAACGCATGTGTCAACACCGGCGATCCCGCGTCGGGAGGTGAGATCCGTTCGGTGCGAACGATTCAACGACACCTTGGACAGACGGGGGTGGTGATCGAACCCTTGCCCGGCCGCGCATCGGTCGTCTACCGACACGAAGGATCGGATCCCAACGCTCCGACCATCTTGATGATCCCGCATCTCGATGTCGTGCCGGCATCGGCGGACGGATGGACACACAACCCGTACGCGGCGACGCAAGCCGACGGATTCATCTGGGGGAGGGGAGCGGTTGACATGCTCAACATCACCGCTGCGATGGTCGTCGTCTTCAAAGCTCTTCGCGATGGCGATCTGCGGCCGATCCCATCGGACATCATCCTTGCCGCCGTCGCAGATGAAGAAGCCGGCGGGGTCCATGGAGCCCGTCACCTCGTCGAGGACCACTGGCCGCTCATCGCATGCGACCATGTCCTCACCGAGGTCGCCGGGCCGATGATCGGCCCCGTCGACACCCGGGCTCTCCCCGTCACGGTCGCCGAGAAGGGTCCTGCATGGCGTCGACTCGCGACCCGGGGAACCCCCGGCCACGGCAGTCAGCCCTACGCGAGGACCAATGCGGTGGTAGCGCTGTCAGATGCGATCCATCGAATCGCTACCCACGATCAGCCGATCCTGATCACGGACGAATGGCGGAGATTCGTCCCACACCTCCCGATCACTCCCGAGCTTGCCGAAAGGCTCCTCGACGGCGACACGGTCGACGCAGCCATCGCGGAGATCGGTGATGAGGATCCGATCCTCGCGAGGTGGATCCATGCATGCACCCACCTCACCCTTTCGCCGAATGTCGTAACGGGAGGGTCGAAGGTCAACACGATCCCCGATACCGCCGAGTTGGGCCTCGATGCGCGGTTGCTGCCGGGGCAGGCAACGACGGATGTCGAAGAACATCTGCGCAAGGTGCTCGGACCCGACCTTTTCGATCAGATCAGCGTGGAACCGATCCAGGAGATGCCTGCCAACGGCTCACCACCTGAAGGACTGATGTGGGATGCCATCGGGGATGCCGCCGAACGCCACACCGGAAGCCGTGCGCTCGCGCCGACCTTGACACCGGTTTCCACCGATGCTCGGTTCTTTCGAGCACGAGGAATACCGGCTTATGGCGTTGGGCTCTTCGACGATTCGCTGTCCTTCCCCGACATGCTCGGCATGTTCCATGGCGTGGACGAACGGATCTCACCAGCATCCGTCGTCGCATCGACGCAGTTCCTTGCCACGGTCGTCGATGCATACGGACAGCGGCTCATCGAAGGCCGATTCGCATGA
- a CDS encoding TlyA family RNA methyltransferase, whose product MTRRRLDTELVRRKLASTRSEARRLIDDGRVRVSGNPEPKPATLVAPDDSVHLASLPEPFVSRAGRKLAHALNEFDVDVTNRRAIDVGASTGGFTDCLLQRGTSQVTAIDVGYGQLHWSLRKHPGVVVVERTNIRTADAAALGAPFDVVVADLAFISLRLVADKLAELGADDADWVVLIKPQFEAGRTAVGKGGVVRDREVRRSAVAGVIDTFAEVGLGLCGLVASPIAGTTGNIEYVAWFRRGAASVALEDMFDALKEPPR is encoded by the coding sequence CTGACCCGCCGACGCCTCGACACAGAGCTCGTACGACGCAAACTCGCCTCGACCCGCTCGGAGGCTCGCCGGTTGATCGACGACGGCAGGGTTCGCGTGTCGGGAAACCCGGAACCCAAGCCGGCGACACTGGTTGCCCCCGACGACTCCGTGCACCTCGCAAGCCTTCCGGAGCCCTTCGTCTCACGGGCGGGACGCAAGCTCGCTCACGCGTTGAACGAGTTCGATGTCGATGTCACGAACCGGCGAGCCATCGATGTCGGGGCGTCAACAGGTGGGTTCACCGACTGCCTACTCCAACGGGGCACATCCCAAGTCACCGCCATCGATGTGGGATATGGACAGCTCCATTGGAGCCTACGCAAGCATCCTGGTGTCGTCGTGGTGGAACGCACCAACATCCGTACCGCTGATGCCGCAGCCCTCGGTGCACCGTTCGATGTGGTCGTTGCTGACTTGGCGTTCATCTCCCTACGCCTCGTCGCAGACAAGCTTGCCGAACTCGGCGCCGATGATGCGGACTGGGTCGTGCTCATCAAGCCGCAGTTCGAAGCCGGGCGAACCGCAGTCGGGAAAGGTGGGGTGGTTCGTGACCGGGAAGTCCGCCGGTCCGCCGTGGCAGGCGTCATCGACACCTTCGCGGAGGTGGGACTCGGACTTTGCGGACTCGTCGCCTCACCGATCGCAGGAACGACTGGCAACATCGAGTACGTAGCATGGTTTCGGAGAGGAGCGGCGAGTGTCGCGCTCGAAGATATGTTCGATGCCCTGAAAGAGCCGCCAAGATGA
- a CDS encoding NAD(+)/NADH kinase, with amino-acid sequence MKRILTVVRNEDTTRTTVASFVEACEAVGIEAGPAVYDPEGIVAIGGDGTVLGAAARAIEADLPVCGINVGRVGYLAEFKPSDIGHLAGSLANETYSIKTHGTVGVEIGDHIANGINDVVVEKARPQRIIEIEVMIDHELLATYRTDGIIAATPLGSTAYSLSAGGPIVSPELDALVLTPVAPHSLLSRAIVLAPDARIDLAIRSDRPATVNVDGRHLADLEPGATITVRRGTPNCRFISLGQHPFPHAVREQFGLDHA; translated from the coding sequence ATGAAACGGATCCTCACGGTCGTCCGCAACGAGGACACAACGAGAACCACAGTCGCGTCGTTCGTCGAGGCCTGTGAGGCTGTTGGCATCGAGGCGGGGCCAGCCGTTTACGATCCGGAGGGGATCGTCGCGATCGGTGGCGACGGCACGGTCCTCGGTGCAGCCGCACGCGCCATCGAAGCAGATCTGCCTGTGTGCGGTATCAATGTGGGTCGGGTGGGCTATCTCGCTGAGTTCAAACCGTCAGACATCGGTCATCTTGCCGGTTCATTGGCGAACGAAACCTATTCGATCAAGACGCACGGCACGGTCGGGGTCGAGATCGGTGACCACATCGCAAACGGGATCAACGATGTGGTCGTCGAAAAGGCGCGGCCACAACGAATCATCGAGATCGAGGTCATGATCGATCACGAACTGCTTGCCACCTACCGAACCGATGGCATCATCGCAGCGACACCCCTCGGCTCGACTGCCTACAGCCTTTCCGCGGGTGGTCCGATCGTTTCTCCGGAACTCGATGCGCTTGTGCTGACACCGGTGGCACCGCACAGTCTCCTGTCCAGAGCGATCGTCCTCGCCCCTGACGCGAGAATCGATCTGGCAATCCGGAGCGACCGACCGGCAACGGTCAATGTCGACGGGCGCCACCTCGCCGACCTCGAGCCCGGAGCCACGATCACGGTCCGCAGGGGAACACCGAACTGCCGGTTCATCAGTCTCGGGCAGCATCCGTTCCCGCACGCGGTGAGGGAGCAGTTCGGCCTCGACCATGCTTGA
- a CDS encoding AAA family ATPase yields MLDELVVSNLGLIETASIELRQGLTVLTGETGAGKTLMLGALRLLSGANASRSAIGPHGDTLDVSARFITPDGEVIVRRSLDAARSRAYADGAIVTAGTLGDLIGDHIDIVAQHDRHSITSQRGVRALLDRLLDEDGTAARAAYRERWNDLDALEREAASTGGDVRALAREAEMLAFQAGEIDEAGFGVDDEAELRATAGRLRNAEALASEVASGLAHLGEEGAIPSLTAAVASLDRARRLDPELETVAAQASDVVAVLSDLIGELVGYASDLEPDQVGLADIEDRLALLESLKRKYGSTVEEILLFRKEAGERGDHLAGLLSAAASIDGRLASARAACIAAGDQLIEARRRAAAVLEAAATTHLTDLGFAHPALAVQVDRVDPTSVGTDRVTLEFASDAALGAAPVASIASGGELSRLVLALTLAAGGANAQIVAFDEIDAGIGGATALAMGRKLATLARDRQVLCVTHLPQVAAFGDQHLVIERVGNTTTVTPVSGNARIAEITRMLAGLDDSQTGQQHATELLEIADRSVP; encoded by the coding sequence ATGCTTGACGAGCTCGTCGTCTCCAATCTCGGCCTCATCGAGACTGCCTCCATCGAGTTGCGCCAAGGGTTGACCGTTCTCACCGGTGAGACCGGTGCGGGCAAGACCCTCATGCTCGGGGCACTCCGCCTGCTTTCGGGGGCGAACGCGTCGCGGTCGGCGATCGGTCCGCACGGCGACACCCTCGATGTCTCGGCTCGATTCATCACGCCCGACGGTGAGGTGATCGTGCGCCGCTCGCTCGATGCGGCCCGATCGAGGGCCTATGCCGACGGGGCAATCGTCACTGCGGGCACGCTCGGGGACCTGATCGGGGACCACATCGACATTGTCGCCCAACACGATCGGCATTCGATCACCAGCCAGCGTGGTGTTCGTGCACTGCTCGATCGGCTCCTCGACGAGGACGGAACTGCGGCCCGAGCGGCCTATCGGGAACGCTGGAATGATCTCGATGCGCTCGAGCGCGAGGCGGCGTCAACGGGCGGGGATGTACGAGCCCTTGCCCGCGAGGCGGAGATGCTTGCCTTCCAGGCGGGCGAAATCGACGAAGCGGGCTTCGGCGTGGATGACGAAGCCGAACTCAGGGCGACTGCTGGTCGCCTTCGCAACGCCGAGGCTTTGGCTTCAGAGGTTGCCTCCGGTCTTGCACATCTCGGGGAAGAGGGTGCCATTCCGAGCCTCACTGCCGCGGTGGCATCCCTTGATCGGGCCAGGCGGCTCGACCCCGAACTCGAAACCGTCGCGGCTCAAGCGAGCGATGTTGTTGCCGTCCTCAGCGACCTCATCGGCGAGCTCGTGGGATACGCCTCCGATCTCGAACCTGATCAGGTCGGCCTCGCCGACATCGAAGACCGCCTCGCACTGCTCGAATCGCTCAAACGCAAGTATGGGTCCACGGTCGAAGAGATTCTCCTCTTCCGCAAGGAAGCGGGCGAGCGCGGTGACCACCTCGCTGGCTTGCTGAGTGCAGCAGCATCCATCGACGGTCGGCTCGCGTCGGCGCGAGCCGCCTGTATCGCTGCGGGAGATCAGCTCATCGAGGCGCGCCGTCGGGCCGCGGCGGTCCTCGAAGCAGCCGCAACAACACATCTCACCGACCTCGGATTTGCTCATCCTGCGCTCGCCGTGCAGGTCGACCGCGTCGACCCCACTTCGGTCGGGACAGACCGGGTCACGCTCGAATTCGCGTCAGATGCAGCCCTCGGGGCCGCGCCGGTCGCATCGATCGCATCGGGAGGCGAACTCAGTCGACTCGTTCTCGCCCTCACCCTCGCTGCCGGAGGTGCCAACGCCCAGATCGTGGCCTTTGATGAGATCGATGCCGGGATCGGCGGGGCAACGGCGCTCGCGATGGGGCGCAAGCTCGCCACCCTTGCCCGCGATCGACAGGTCCTGTGCGTCACCCACCTCCCACAGGTCGCCGCGTTCGGTGATCAACACCTCGTCATCGAACGCGTCGGGAACACCACCACCGTGACACCAGTCTCCGGGAACGCACGGATTGCTGAAATCACCCGCATGCTCGCAGGACTCGACGATTCGCAGACCGGTCAGCAGCACGCGACCGAACTCCTCGAGATAGCGGACCGCAGCGTCCCGTGA